The following proteins are encoded in a genomic region of Phycisphaera sp.:
- the fliD gene encoding flagellar filament capping protein FliD: protein MGGITSGIGLASGLDTASIIQQLLSLEARPKLLAQQRLSNIKVQQTAYLDINSRLQNLRSMVSSLRTQPVFDAKSATSSDESILTATASAGAAAGSYTFLVDRLVSTEQWLTRGFSSADDVPVGADAFTFEGAEARLDRDTALADLNGGNGITRGKIRISDGTDTAEVDLSKAATVNEVLDAINAADIGVTAKVRDGGFVLVAASGDGSDITLENAGSEEVIESLGLATGAAVLSDEVVGSSVYALTEATPLSVLNDGNGVFANTIIGQTADFTITVNGDDYKVRLGELYDPDAGEGEDPLLEGKAATVGDALDRINDALSDTDVVARLNAEGNGFELFDSVGTNTIALAETTGLVGSALEDLGFTEGSTIGTVQGGQVLAGMNSTLLSGLKGSAENLGDGLLQIQARDGTFINITINDLDTDFNGLLEQLQDQIDPSKITVELDEMGTGLRFTDVSGGTGNLSISGSGTADDTAVALGIKTEAGGVASNVFTGDRIQRQYVGLNTLVADLNGGKGIGTGTFRVIDANAKSHEVEINGDVRTVADLLRAIDSAIEGDDITVRINDNGDGFVLEDTSGGAGKLIIEDVSGSVASALNIEGEAASAAENFIVGSYETTIEFDPDDSLRDVMTKINEAGVGVTASILNEGVGANPFRLSLTARDSGVAGRTLIDTGGFDLGLTQLQEGQDAKAFFGSSDPAKAVLVTSSSNTITDVFEGLTLNLQSASDEAVTINVASDRSELETKIEDFVTAFNETLDRIDFQSRFDEETEARGPLLGDSTLIGLKNALVRTVLGGPQNVSGRFSNLSQVGLTLGDGARLELDKDKLREAIEQDPQAVEDLLIAREIDQSGGKTVLDSGIEVTNPLARETFSSLGVFARIEELSKTYIDSVDGVLTARGRALDNQVQLQEDRIAFFDLKLADKRTRLEREFASLEGIISNFQAQQAALASLG, encoded by the coding sequence ATGGGTGGTATTACGTCTGGAATCGGCCTGGCCAGCGGTCTGGATACGGCCTCGATTATCCAGCAGTTGCTCTCACTTGAAGCGCGGCCCAAACTGCTCGCCCAGCAGCGGCTGAGCAACATCAAGGTCCAGCAGACCGCCTACCTGGACATCAACTCGCGCCTGCAGAATCTGCGCAGCATGGTGAGTTCGCTGCGCACCCAGCCGGTGTTTGACGCTAAAAGCGCGACCAGTTCAGACGAGAGCATCCTGACTGCCACGGCTTCTGCTGGCGCCGCCGCCGGTTCGTACACCTTCCTGGTCGATCGCCTCGTGAGCACCGAGCAGTGGCTGACCCGCGGCTTCTCGTCGGCCGACGACGTGCCGGTGGGTGCCGACGCGTTCACCTTCGAGGGTGCCGAGGCCCGGCTCGACCGTGACACGGCCCTGGCCGACCTGAACGGCGGCAACGGCATCACCCGCGGCAAGATCCGCATCTCCGACGGTACCGACACGGCCGAGGTTGATCTGTCGAAGGCGGCCACCGTCAACGAAGTGCTCGACGCGATCAACGCCGCGGACATCGGCGTGACGGCCAAGGTGCGCGACGGCGGCTTCGTGCTCGTCGCGGCTTCGGGCGATGGCAGCGACATCACCCTCGAGAACGCCGGGTCCGAAGAAGTCATCGAGTCACTCGGGTTGGCGACCGGCGCGGCCGTGCTCAGCGACGAGGTCGTCGGCTCAAGCGTGTATGCACTGACCGAGGCGACGCCGCTGTCCGTGCTCAACGACGGCAACGGCGTGTTCGCCAACACCATCATCGGCCAGACCGCCGACTTCACGATCACCGTGAACGGCGACGATTACAAGGTTCGATTGGGCGAGTTGTACGACCCCGATGCCGGAGAGGGCGAAGACCCGCTGCTCGAGGGCAAGGCCGCCACCGTGGGCGACGCGCTCGACCGAATCAATGATGCACTAAGCGATACCGACGTTGTCGCTCGTTTGAACGCCGAAGGCAACGGGTTCGAGCTCTTCGACTCGGTGGGCACTAACACGATCGCTCTGGCCGAGACCACCGGGCTGGTCGGGAGTGCTCTGGAAGACCTGGGTTTCACTGAAGGATCCACGATCGGCACGGTGCAGGGCGGCCAAGTGCTGGCCGGCATGAACAGCACGTTGCTGTCGGGCCTGAAGGGCTCGGCAGAAAATCTGGGTGATGGCCTGCTACAGATCCAGGCGCGCGATGGCACCTTCATCAATATCACCATCAACGATCTAGATACCGATTTCAACGGCCTCCTCGAGCAACTCCAGGACCAGATCGACCCGAGCAAGATCACCGTCGAACTCGACGAGATGGGCACGGGCCTCCGATTCACCGACGTCTCGGGCGGCACCGGCAACCTCTCGATCAGTGGCTCGGGCACCGCAGACGACACCGCCGTCGCACTGGGTATCAAAACGGAAGCCGGTGGGGTTGCGTCGAACGTTTTCACCGGCGACCGCATCCAGCGTCAGTACGTCGGCCTCAACACCCTGGTGGCCGATCTGAATGGCGGCAAGGGCATCGGAACGGGCACGTTCCGCGTGATCGACGCCAACGCGAAGTCCCACGAGGTCGAGATCAACGGCGACGTGCGCACCGTCGCAGATCTGCTCCGAGCCATCGATTCCGCCATAGAGGGCGATGACATCACGGTCCGGATCAACGACAACGGCGACGGGTTCGTCCTCGAAGACACCAGCGGTGGAGCTGGCAAGCTCATCATCGAGGACGTCAGCGGCTCGGTCGCGTCGGCCCTGAACATCGAGGGCGAGGCGGCCAGCGCAGCCGAGAATTTCATCGTGGGCAGCTATGAGACGACCATCGAGTTTGATCCGGATGACTCACTCCGCGACGTGATGACCAAGATCAACGAAGCGGGCGTGGGCGTGACGGCCTCGATCCTCAACGAGGGCGTGGGTGCCAACCCCTTCCGTCTGAGCCTCACCGCGCGCGATTCGGGTGTCGCCGGCCGCACGCTGATCGACACCGGCGGGTTCGATCTCGGGCTCACGCAACTGCAGGAAGGCCAGGACGCTAAGGCGTTCTTCGGCTCGAGCGATCCGGCCAAGGCCGTGCTCGTCACCAGCTCGAGCAACACCATCACCGACGTCTTCGAGGGCCTGACGCTCAACCTGCAATCGGCCAGCGACGAGGCGGTCACGATCAACGTCGCCAGCGACCGCAGCGAGCTCGAGACCAAGATCGAAGATTTTGTCACGGCGTTCAACGAGACGCTCGACCGCATCGACTTCCAGAGCCGCTTCGACGAGGAAACCGAAGCGCGCGGCCCGCTGCTGGGCGACAGCACGCTCATCGGCCTCAAGAACGCATTGGTCCGCACCGTCCTGGGCGGGCCTCAGAATGTCTCGGGCCGGTTCAGCAACCTCAGCCAGGTGGGCCTGACGCTCGGCGATGGTGCCCGGCTCGAACTCGACAAGGACAAGCTCCGCGAGGCCATCGAGCAGGATCCGCAAGCCGTCGAAGACCTGCTGATCGCTCGTGAGATCGACCAGTCGGGCGGCAAGACCGTTCTGGACAGTGGCATCGAAGTGACCAACCCCCTGGCCCGCGAGACCTTCTCGTCGCTGGGCGTGTTCGCCCGCATCGAGGAACTCAGCAAGACCTACATCGACTCGGTCGACGGTGTGCTGACCGCCCGCGGCCGGGCCTTGGACAACCAGGTCCAGCTCCAGGAAGACCGCATCGCGTTCTTCGACCTCAAGCTGGCCGACAAACGGACCCGGCTTGAGCGGGAGTTCGCGTCGCTCGAGGGCATCATCAGCAACTTCCAGGCCCAGCAGGCGGCCCTCGCCTCTCTGGGATGA
- the fliS gene encoding flagellar export chaperone FliS has product MPPESAMSYLRSQVMSATPTELRLLLLDGAIRFAYQGKQGLIDKNYEQSFEGISQCRAIVTELAVGVNREVDPDLCDRVTSLFMFMFSELTEASMQKDPERIQGVIELLEFERETWKLAMDRVKQDKTEAQAASKPAATVEHQSGSLSVQA; this is encoded by the coding sequence ATGCCACCCGAATCGGCCATGTCGTACCTCCGCTCCCAGGTCATGAGTGCCACTCCGACGGAGCTGCGTTTGCTCTTGCTCGATGGGGCCATCCGCTTCGCCTACCAGGGCAAGCAGGGCCTGATCGACAAGAACTATGAGCAGAGCTTCGAGGGCATCAGCCAGTGCCGGGCCATAGTCACCGAGTTGGCGGTGGGCGTGAATCGTGAGGTCGATCCCGACCTGTGCGACCGGGTGACCAGCCTGTTCATGTTCATGTTCAGCGAGCTGACCGAAGCGAGCATGCAGAAGGACCCCGAGCGCATCCAGGGCGTCATCGAGCTTCTGGAGTTCGAGCGTGAGACATGGAAACTGGCCATGGACCGCGTGAAGCAGGACAAGACCGAGGCCCAAGCAGCCAGCAAGCCAGCGGCGACTGTCGAGCACCAGTCGGGCTCACTCAGCGTGCAGGCGTAA
- a CDS encoding AAA family ATPase: protein MAKRKRKAAVRETDPLPERAVAAGSLDDVLGHDDAVAFLRKTLEAGRVPHAWMFQGPAGVGKRTLALAFGAALLTPPEPGPDRDEARELLAAGAHPDLTLISKELASYSAEADVRKRKQRNISIDLLREFFDPAVARTSSLPGGLAAKVCVIDEAHLLAREGQNHLLKTLEEPPPRTVIILVADRPHDLLPTIHSRCQGLRLGPLDDDSMRRWLEGRGTIGDEERSNVLRLADGSPGMADLMLSTGVASWPEIIQPLAESAAAGRDDGSLAEACVKLASEWSEAWVKAHPAASKDAANRTAHGLALGVIATWARGHLRNGQLGPEALEAIAACSGFLARDVQPKFAYEVLTEQLAAASLTPAR from the coding sequence ATGGCCAAACGCAAGCGAAAAGCCGCCGTTCGAGAGACCGATCCGCTGCCCGAGCGGGCGGTGGCCGCTGGTTCGCTCGACGATGTGCTGGGGCACGACGACGCCGTGGCGTTCCTTCGCAAGACGCTGGAGGCCGGCCGCGTGCCGCACGCGTGGATGTTCCAGGGGCCAGCGGGCGTAGGCAAGCGGACGCTCGCCCTGGCGTTTGGTGCCGCCCTGCTGACGCCGCCCGAGCCGGGCCCGGACCGCGACGAAGCCCGGGAGCTCCTGGCGGCCGGTGCCCACCCAGATCTCACGCTGATCTCCAAGGAATTGGCCTCGTACAGCGCCGAGGCCGACGTGCGGAAACGCAAGCAGCGCAACATCTCGATCGACCTGCTGCGCGAGTTCTTCGATCCCGCCGTCGCGCGCACGTCGAGCCTGCCGGGAGGGCTCGCGGCGAAAGTGTGCGTGATCGACGAGGCCCACCTGCTCGCGCGCGAGGGCCAGAACCACCTGCTCAAGACGCTCGAGGAGCCGCCGCCGCGGACGGTCATCATCCTGGTGGCCGATCGGCCCCACGACCTGCTGCCAACGATCCACAGCCGGTGCCAGGGGCTGCGACTGGGGCCGCTCGACGACGACTCGATGCGGCGATGGCTCGAGGGCCGCGGCACGATCGGCGACGAGGAACGCTCGAACGTGCTCCGCTTGGCAGACGGCTCTCCCGGCATGGCCGACCTCATGCTGAGCACCGGTGTCGCGAGCTGGCCCGAGATCATCCAGCCGCTGGCCGAGAGCGCCGCAGCTGGGCGGGATGATGGTTCGCTGGCCGAGGCGTGCGTGAAGCTCGCGAGCGAGTGGTCCGAAGCGTGGGTGAAGGCCCACCCCGCCGCGAGCAAGGACGCGGCGAATCGGACGGCCCACGGCTTGGCTCTAGGCGTGATTGCCACGTGGGCGCGAGGGCATCTGCGCAACGGTCAGCTCGGGCCCGAAGCCCTCGAGGCGATCGCGGCGTGCTCGGGCTTCTTGGCGCGAGACGTGCAACCCAAGTTTGCGTATGAGGTGCTGACCGAGCAACTCGCTGCGGCGTCGCTTACGCCTGCACGCTGA
- the sthA gene encoding Si-specific NAD(P)(+) transhydrogenase, translated as MGTYDLCVIGSGPAGQRAAIQSAKVGKRVCVIERFGEVGGVAVNTGTIPSKALREAILGTSGNKSLLPTENDFMSARSKSFAGLLDAANGVIRHEVKKVAGHFASNGIDVAYGEASFVDPHTVRVSGANVSEVKADKFLIGVGASPARPDNIPFDGQNVITSDELLRLDYLPATMLVIGGGVIGTEYASMLTALGVRVTLIEGRNELLGFVDKEITEALQFHLRKRGMTLRLGEKAVSISVIDPPDLARSGNAQMAEVLLESGKTLRADCLLYCVGRQGSTAELNLQAAGLSADKRGRIEVDEHYQTAVEHVYAAGDVVGFPALASTSMEQGRHAACHMFGLQLPEDSRTLPYGVYAIPEISMVGKTEQELTEENIPFESGVAQYDEIARGQLLGDELGMLKLLIHQETQHILGVHVIGAGATEIVHIGQAVMALGGTLDYFIHTVFNYPTLAECYKVAALNGRNRLRST; from the coding sequence ATGGGCACCTACGACCTTTGCGTGATCGGCAGCGGCCCAGCAGGCCAACGGGCGGCGATCCAGTCGGCCAAGGTCGGCAAGCGCGTGTGCGTGATCGAGCGCTTCGGCGAGGTGGGCGGCGTCGCGGTCAACACCGGCACCATCCCCAGCAAGGCGTTGCGCGAGGCCATCCTGGGCACCAGCGGCAACAAGAGCCTGCTGCCGACCGAGAACGACTTCATGTCGGCCCGTAGCAAGTCGTTCGCCGGCCTGCTCGACGCGGCCAATGGCGTCATCCGCCACGAGGTCAAGAAGGTCGCCGGCCACTTCGCGTCCAACGGCATCGACGTGGCATATGGCGAGGCCTCTTTTGTCGACCCGCACACCGTGCGCGTGTCGGGGGCGAACGTGTCGGAGGTCAAGGCCGACAAGTTCCTTATCGGCGTGGGCGCGAGCCCGGCCCGCCCGGACAACATCCCGTTCGACGGGCAGAACGTCATCACGAGCGACGAGCTGCTGCGGCTGGACTACCTGCCCGCCACGATGCTCGTCATCGGCGGCGGGGTGATCGGAACGGAGTACGCCTCGATGCTGACGGCCCTGGGCGTGCGCGTCACGCTCATCGAGGGGCGCAACGAGTTGCTGGGCTTTGTCGACAAGGAGATCACCGAGGCGCTCCAGTTCCACCTTCGCAAGCGGGGCATGACGCTACGCCTGGGCGAGAAGGCGGTGAGCATCTCGGTCATCGATCCGCCCGACCTAGCCCGCAGCGGAAACGCCCAGATGGCCGAGGTCTTGCTCGAGAGCGGCAAGACGCTGAGGGCGGATTGCCTTCTGTATTGCGTCGGCCGCCAGGGCAGTACGGCAGAACTGAACCTGCAGGCCGCCGGGCTCTCCGCCGACAAGCGCGGGCGAATCGAGGTCGACGAGCACTACCAGACCGCCGTCGAGCACGTGTACGCCGCGGGCGACGTCGTGGGCTTCCCGGCCCTGGCCAGCACGAGCATGGAGCAGGGCCGCCACGCGGCGTGCCACATGTTTGGCCTGCAACTGCCCGAGGACTCACGCACGCTGCCCTACGGCGTGTATGCCATCCCCGAGATCTCGATGGTGGGCAAGACCGAGCAGGAGCTGACCGAGGAGAACATCCCGTTCGAATCGGGCGTGGCCCAGTACGACGAGATCGCCCGGGGCCAACTCCTGGGTGACGAGCTCGGCATGCTCAAGCTGCTGATCCACCAGGAGACCCAGCATATTTTGGGCGTCCACGTCATCGGTGCTGGCGCCACCGAGATCGTCCACATCGGCCAGGCCGTCATGGCCCTTGGGGGCACGCTGGACTACTTCATCCACACGGTGTTCAACTACCCGACGCTGGCCGAGTGTTACAAGGTGGCGGCGTTGAACGGGCGGAACCGGCTGCGCAGCACCTGA
- a CDS encoding phosphoglycerate kinase: MPTRTIDQTPVDGQRALVRVDFNVPMDGGAISDDRRIRSALPTIRSVLDRGGSVVLMSHMGRPEGEGYEERFSLEPVAGHLSELLGRPVAFPSKDCVDQDAAKAVEKLKPGGVILLENLRFHKAEKDGDAGFAAKLAAYGDLYVNDAFGTCHRAHASMVAVPRAMVDKPKVAGLLVEKELAFLSEAVANPARPMVVILGGAKVSSKIGAIEHLLPKCDAMLIGGAMAYTFMSAKGDPTGTSLVEEDHVSTAESAMAAAKAAGVDLLLPIDHMVADKFDHGAPTRAEERIPDNAVAVDIGPKTAELYVSRIAGAKSVLWNGPMGIFEWPGADKGTRTVAETLVRATRDGATTIVGGGDSAAALDAMGLATDITHVSTGGGASVEMLEGKRFEAIEVLDKTA; this comes from the coding sequence ATGCCAACGCGGACCATCGACCAGACCCCCGTGGACGGCCAGCGGGCCCTTGTCCGCGTGGACTTCAACGTGCCCATGGACGGCGGCGCGATCTCCGATGATCGCCGCATCCGATCGGCCCTCCCCACCATCAGGAGCGTGCTCGACCGCGGCGGCAGCGTCGTGCTGATGAGCCACATGGGCCGGCCCGAGGGCGAGGGGTACGAGGAGCGGTTCTCGCTCGAACCCGTCGCAGGCCATCTTTCGGAGTTACTCGGCCGGCCCGTCGCGTTTCCCTCGAAGGACTGTGTTGACCAAGACGCCGCCAAGGCTGTTGAGAAGCTCAAGCCCGGCGGTGTGATCCTGTTGGAGAACCTGCGGTTCCACAAGGCCGAGAAGGACGGCGACGCCGGGTTCGCGGCCAAGCTGGCGGCGTACGGAGATCTATACGTCAACGACGCGTTCGGCACGTGCCACCGGGCCCATGCGTCGATGGTCGCCGTGCCGCGCGCGATGGTTGACAAGCCCAAGGTCGCGGGTTTATTGGTCGAGAAGGAATTGGCATTCCTGAGCGAAGCGGTCGCCAACCCGGCGCGGCCGATGGTGGTGATTCTCGGTGGCGCGAAAGTGTCGAGCAAGATCGGCGCGATCGAGCACCTACTGCCTAAGTGCGACGCGATGCTCATCGGCGGGGCGATGGCCTACACGTTCATGAGCGCCAAGGGCGATCCCACGGGTACGAGCCTAGTCGAGGAAGATCACGTTTCGACCGCCGAAAGCGCGATGGCGGCGGCCAAGGCGGCGGGCGTCGATTTGCTGCTGCCGATCGACCACATGGTGGCAGACAAGTTCGATCATGGTGCCCCCACCCGAGCCGAGGAGCGCATCCCCGACAACGCGGTCGCTGTCGATATCGGACCCAAAACAGCCGAGTTGTACGTGTCACGCATCGCCGGCGCGAAGTCGGTGCTGTGGAATGGTCCCATGGGCATCTTCGAGTGGCCCGGTGCCGACAAGGGCACGCGTACGGTGGCCGAAACCCTTGTGCGGGCCACCCGCGATGGGGCGACCACGATAGTGGGTGGCGGCGATTCTGCGGCCGCACTGGATGCGATGGGCCTAGCGACCGATATCACCCATGTGTCCACCGGTGGCGGGGCCTCGGTGGAGATGCTCGAGGGCAAGCGCTTCGAGGCCATCGAGGTGCTCGACAAGACCGCATAA
- the atpH gene encoding ATP synthase F1 subunit delta, with amino-acid sequence MPLLETPPDALSEVYATSLFEVCQKAGGDAAVQETLDELDAILEMARQDAAFNEFLASQVLPARSRAASLRKILEGKVSTRTLTFLLVLNDKDRLGRLPSMIQAFHEKAQEAFGRLEIDVHTAGPISSADLSTIRDRLAAALDKEVVAHHRNDPAMIGGLKLRFGDRLVDGSIATRLRRMRDQLGQDGAARVRARVGEMIDANAETEDQTPDDA; translated from the coding sequence ATGCCGCTTCTCGAAACCCCGCCCGACGCGCTGTCGGAGGTCTACGCCACGAGCCTGTTCGAGGTCTGCCAGAAGGCCGGTGGTGATGCTGCCGTCCAGGAGACCCTCGACGAGCTCGACGCCATCCTCGAGATGGCGCGCCAGGACGCGGCGTTCAACGAGTTCCTGGCTTCGCAGGTGCTGCCCGCCAGAAGCCGTGCGGCGTCGCTTCGCAAGATCCTGGAGGGCAAGGTCAGCACCCGCACGCTGACGTTCTTGCTGGTTCTGAACGACAAGGACCGGCTCGGACGCCTGCCGTCGATGATCCAGGCCTTCCACGAGAAGGCACAGGAGGCGTTCGGCCGCCTTGAGATCGACGTCCACACCGCCGGGCCGATCAGTTCGGCCGACCTGAGCACCATCCGCGACCGGTTGGCTGCCGCGCTCGACAAGGAGGTCGTGGCGCACCATCGCAACGACCCGGCCATGATCGGCGGGCTCAAGCTGCGGTTTGGTGACCGGCTGGTGGACGGCTCCATCGCGACGCGCCTACGCCGCATGCGCGACCAACTGGGCCAGGACGGCGCGGCCCGGGTTCGGGCTCGCGTTGGCGAGATGATCGACGCGAACGCCGAGACTGAAGACCAGACGCCAGACGACGCCTGA
- the atpF gene encoding F0F1 ATP synthase subunit B — MRRSLIQSSSGMVASAAVLLLPAIAMAADEAGKKGTVIPGIKQGVPMMIAALLVFGIVFFILWKFAWPPVAKGLEERDRKILEGLEASKRALAEADAMKERYESQLTEARGEAQRILADTKARQAEFTAELRSKADAEIARMRERAQRDIDAARRVAVNELYAESARLATLMASKILEREVSEQDQTRLVEQALSEFESGRKASNN, encoded by the coding sequence ATGCGACGTTCACTGATTCAATCGAGCTCGGGGATGGTCGCATCGGCGGCCGTCCTCCTGCTGCCCGCCATCGCGATGGCCGCCGATGAAGCCGGTAAAAAGGGCACGGTGATCCCCGGCATCAAGCAAGGCGTGCCGATGATGATCGCCGCCCTGCTGGTGTTCGGCATCGTGTTCTTCATCCTGTGGAAGTTCGCCTGGCCGCCGGTCGCCAAGGGGCTCGAGGAGCGTGATCGCAAGATCCTCGAGGGCCTCGAGGCCTCCAAGCGCGCGCTGGCCGAGGCCGACGCGATGAAGGAGCGCTACGAGAGCCAGCTCACCGAGGCTCGCGGCGAGGCCCAGCGTATCTTGGCCGACACCAAGGCCCGCCAGGCCGAGTTCACCGCTGAGCTGCGCTCGAAGGCCGACGCGGAGATCGCACGGATGCGTGAGCGTGCCCAGCGCGACATCGACGCCGCCCGGCGCGTTGCCGTGAATGAGCTGTACGCCGAGTCGGCCCGCCTGGCCACGCTCATGGCCAGCAAGATCCTCGAGCGCGAGGTGAGCGAGCAGGACCAGACCCGCCTGGTTGAGCAAGCACTCAGCGAGTTCGAGTCGGGCCGGAAGGCCTCGAACAACTAG
- the atpB gene encoding F0F1 ATP synthase subunit A: protein MTGLLTGVDVFAPLVAAESNALPSPVDHIVAHPFMISEGGWWWWSSATANLVISGVIMILMAFYVSKRVRTGPESLGEQRYLTRGKLAQCVEVLIIVLRDQFIRPVLGERSDKFMPYLMAVFFFILINNMLGMIPLIDINSLVNFYLVEAGVFGEDAEKWKDLHVAPFGGTATQSIWVTGALAVVAGLVINIAGVLRMGPGHYAKHLTAETPVLLWPIMVPVEIMGTFIKPIALALRLFAVMTAGHILLAVMFVFFEMIARDTAALGTGMGLVVAVILWIPVILMATFVFLLELFVSFLQALIFMFLTAVFIGLLDHHGEHDHGHGHEHSDHDIPATASTV, encoded by the coding sequence ATGACGGGTCTTTTGACCGGTGTTGACGTCTTCGCTCCTTTGGTGGCGGCCGAGTCCAATGCCCTGCCCAGCCCGGTGGACCACATCGTGGCTCACCCCTTCATGATTTCCGAGGGCGGCTGGTGGTGGTGGTCGTCGGCGACGGCCAACCTGGTCATCTCGGGCGTCATCATGATCCTGATGGCCTTCTACGTCTCCAAGCGCGTGCGGACCGGCCCCGAGAGCCTGGGCGAGCAGCGCTACCTGACGCGAGGCAAGCTGGCCCAGTGCGTCGAGGTGCTCATCATCGTCCTGCGGGACCAGTTCATCCGGCCCGTGCTCGGCGAGCGCAGCGACAAGTTCATGCCATACCTCATGGCGGTGTTCTTCTTCATCCTCATCAACAACATGCTGGGCATGATCCCGTTGATTGACATCAACTCGCTGGTGAACTTCTACCTCGTCGAGGCGGGAGTCTTCGGTGAAGATGCCGAAAAATGGAAGGACCTGCACGTCGCGCCCTTCGGCGGCACGGCCACGCAGAGCATCTGGGTGACCGGCGCGCTCGCGGTCGTGGCGGGCCTAGTCATCAATATCGCCGGCGTGCTCCGCATGGGCCCGGGCCACTACGCCAAGCACCTGACGGCCGAAACGCCGGTCTTGCTGTGGCCCATCATGGTGCCCGTCGAGATCATGGGCACGTTCATCAAGCCCATCGCGCTGGCCTTGCGTCTGTTCGCGGTCATGACGGCCGGCCACATCCTGCTGGCGGTCATGTTCGTGTTCTTCGAGATGATCGCCCGCGACACGGCCGCCCTGGGCACCGGCATGGGCCTGGTGGTCGCGGTGATCCTGTGGATCCCGGTGATCCTGATGGCCACGTTCGTCTTCCTGCTGGAGCTCTTCGTGAGCTTCCTGCAGGCGCTGATCTTCATGTTCCTGACGGCCGTGTTCATCGGCCTGCTCGACCACCACGGCGAGCACGATCATGGTCATGGGCACGAGCATTCCGACCACGACATCCCCGCGACGGCTTCGACAGTCTGA
- a CDS encoding MoxR family ATPase — protein sequence MTDATAGPISKLRDNIASVFMGNPKAVDRVLRTMLAGGHLLIEDVPGVGKTVLAGAIARSVEAKLARVQMTPDLLPSDILGVSIYDRERGEFSFKPGPIFANIVLADEINRTTPRTQTALLEAMSEATVSIDGVSHPLPKPFMVIATQNPYDFEGTYLLPENQLDRFLMRTRLGYPDPKTEVQVLERRPASNALPQLRPVMPLETLIELQQKASAVRVDAKILEYVVAIAGATRRSPDLRLGLSPRGALALTQVARATALIDGRDYVVPEDVLDNIMPVVAHRLIIRGGLEQSDGREAESILDGIIQGVEAPT from the coding sequence ATGACCGACGCCACGGCGGGGCCCATCTCGAAGCTTCGTGACAACATCGCCTCGGTGTTCATGGGCAACCCCAAGGCCGTCGACCGCGTCCTGCGCACGATGCTGGCCGGCGGGCACCTGCTGATCGAGGACGTCCCGGGCGTGGGCAAGACGGTGCTGGCCGGGGCCATCGCGCGGAGCGTGGAGGCCAAGCTGGCGCGGGTGCAGATGACCCCCGACCTCTTGCCCAGCGATATTTTGGGTGTGAGCATCTATGACCGCGAGCGGGGCGAGTTCAGCTTCAAGCCAGGGCCGATCTTCGCCAACATCGTGCTGGCCGACGAGATCAACCGGACCACGCCGCGCACGCAGACGGCGTTGCTCGAGGCCATGAGCGAGGCGACCGTGTCGATCGACGGCGTCAGCCACCCGCTGCCCAAGCCCTTCATGGTCATCGCCACGCAGAACCCGTATGACTTCGAGGGCACCTACCTGCTGCCCGAGAACCAACTCGACCGTTTCCTGATGCGCACTCGATTGGGCTACCCCGACCCCAAGACCGAGGTGCAGGTGCTCGAGCGTCGGCCGGCCAGCAATGCGCTGCCGCAGCTCCGGCCTGTGATGCCGCTGGAAACGCTGATCGAACTGCAGCAGAAGGCCAGCGCCGTGCGGGTGGACGCGAAGATCCTCGAGTATGTCGTCGCGATCGCCGGCGCGACGCGCCGCTCGCCCGACCTGCGGCTTGGCCTTTCGCCCCGCGGCGCGCTCGCGCTCACGCAGGTCGCCCGCGCCACGGCGCTGATCGACGGCCGCGACTACGTGGTGCCCGAGGACGTGCTGGACAACATCATGCCCGTGGTCGCCCACCGCCTGATTATTCGGGGCGGGCTCGAGCAGAGCGACGGGCGCGAGGCCGAGAGCATCCTCGACGGGATCATCCAGGGGGTCGAGGCGCCGACGTAA